One stretch of Macaca nemestrina isolate mMacNem1 chromosome 17, mMacNem.hap1, whole genome shotgun sequence DNA includes these proteins:
- the LOC105471668 gene encoding WD repeat-containing protein 81 isoform X2, which yields MAQGSGGRAGALSTPAGGWHPPPSPDMQELLRSVERDLSIDPRQLAPAPGGTHVVALVPARWLAGLRDRRLPPGPCPRAEGLGEAEVRTLLQRSVQRLPAGWTRVEVHGLRKRRLSYPLGGGLPFEEGSCGPETLTRFMQEVAAQNYRNLWRHAYHTYGQPYSHSPAPSAVPALDSVRQALQRVYGCPFLPVGETPQCPSYAREGPCPPRGTPACPSLLRAEALLESPEMLYVVHPYVQFSLHDVVTFSPAKLTNSQAKVLFILFRVLRAMDACHRQGLACGALSLHHVAVDEKLCSELRLDLSAYERPEEDENEEAPVARDEAGIVSQGEQGGQPGQPTGQEELRGLVLDWVHGRISNFHYLMQLNRLAGRRQGDPNYHPVLPWVVDFTTPRGRFRDLRKSKFRLNKGDKQLDFTYEMTRQAFVAGGAGGGEPPHVPHHISDVLSDITYYVYKARRTPRSVLCGHVRAQWEPHEYPASMERMQNWTPDECIPEFYTDPSIFRSIHPDMPDLDVPAWCSSSQEFVAAHRALLESREVSRDLHHWIDLTFGYKLQGKEAVKEKNVCLHLVDAHTHLASYGVVQLFDQPHPQRLAGAPALPPEPPLIPKLLVQTIQETTGREDFTENLGQLPNEVGRPVLEATPCEASWTRDRPVAGEDDLEQATEALDSISLAGKAGDQLGSFSSQASPGLLSFSASRPGRRNKAAGADPGEGEEGRILLPEGFNPVQALEELEKTGNFLAKGLGGLLEVPEQPRVQPAVPLQCLLHRDMQALGVLLAEMVFATRVRTLQPDAPLWVRFEAVRGLCTRHPKEVPVSLQPVLDTLLQLSGPKVPMGAERSTLDQLFEYRPVSQGLPPPCPSQLLSPFSSVVPFPPYFPALYRFILLYQARRVEDEAQGRELVFALWQQLGAVLKDITPEGLEILLPFVLSLMSEEHTAVYTAWYLFEPVAKALGPKNANKYLLKPLIGAYESPCQLHGRFYLYTDCFVAQLMVRLGLQAFLTHLLPHVLQVLAGAEASQEESKDLVGAAEEEESGLPGAGPGSCAFGEEIPMDGEPPASSGLGLPDYTSGVSFHDQADLPETEDFQAGLYVTESPQPQEAEAVSLGRLSDKSSTSETSLGEERAPDEGGAPVDKSSLRSGDSSQDLKQSEGSEEEEEEEDGCLGLEEEEGEQEEVTGASELTLSDTVLSMETVVAGGSGGDGEEEEEPLSEQSEGKEQKILLDTACKMVRWLSAKLGPTVASRHVAGNLLRLLTSCYVGPTRQQFTVSSGESPPLSAGNIYQKRPVLGDIVSGPVLSCLLHIAHLYGEPVLTYQYLPYISYLVAPGSASGPSRLNSRKEAGLLAAVTLTQKIIVYLSDTTLMDILPRISHEVLLPVLSFLTSLVTGFPSGAQARTILCVKTISLIALICLRIGQEMVQQHLSEPVATFFQIFSQLHELRQQDLKLDPAGRGEDQLPQVVFSDGQQRPVDPALLDELQKVFTLEMAYTIYVPFSCLLDPPAELPGPLGGRQVCGPPEQRGLLPERQQGSNRAPLAAVQLRRWDQRDGPPSRLHPAPQKRLLRGPARGPAARGEL from the exons ATGGCCCAGGGCAGCGGGGGGCGGGCAGGCGCTCTCAGCACCCCGGCGGGGGGCTGGCACCCGCCCCCGAGCCCAGACATGCAGGAGCTGCTCCGGAGCGTGGAGAGGGACCTGAGCATCGATCCCAGGCAGCTGGCTCCGGCCCCGGGGGGCACCCACGTGGTGGCCCTAGTGCCTGCGCGCTGGCTGGCCGGCCTCCGCGATCGCCGGCTGCCCCCGGGACCCTGTCCCCGCGCAGAGGGCCTGGGAGAAGCGGAAGTCAGGACTCTGCTGCAGCGCTCTGTGCAGAGGCTGCCTGCCGGCTGGACGCGCGTGGAGGTGCATGGGCTGCGGAAGCGGAGACTGTCCTACCCTCTGGGCGGGGGCCTGCCCTTTGAGGAGGGGTCCTGCGGCCCTGAGACGCTCACTCGCTTCATGCAGGAGGTTGCCGCCCAGAATTATCGCAACCTGTGGCGCCATGCATACCACACTTACGGGCAGCCGTATAGTCACAGCCCTGCCCCCTCAGCTGTCCCTGCCTTGGACTCAGTACGGCAGGCTCTGCAGAGGGTCTATGGTTGCCCCTTCCTGCCGGTGGGCGAAACTCCCCAATGCCCATCATATGCCAGAGAAGGCCCCTGTCCCCCTCGGGGCACCCCTGCTTGTCCTAGTCTTCTACGGGCTGAGGCCTTGCTGGAGTCGCCGGAGATGCTGTATGTGGTACACCCTTACGTGCAGTTCTCCCTCCATGACGTGGTCACCTTCAGCCCTGCCAAGCTGACCAACAGCCAGGCCAAGGTGCTGTTCATTCTCTTCCGCGTGCTGAGGGCCATGGATGCCTGTCACCGCCAGGGACTGGCGTGCGGGGCCCTGTCTTTGCATCACGTCGCTGTGGATGAGAAGCTTTGCAGCGAGCTGCGACTGGACCTGAGTGCTTATGAGAGGCCCGAGGAGGACGAGAATGAAGAGGCCCCAGTGGCAAGGGATGAGGCGGGCATTGTGTCTCAAGGGGAGCAGGGAGGGCAACCTGGGCAACCCACTGGCCAGGAGGAACTTCGGGGCCTTGTGCTAGATTGGGTGCACGGCCGCATCAGCAACTTCCACTACCTCATGCAGCTGAATCGGTTGGCAGGTCGGCGGCAGGGGGACCCCAACTACCACCCCGTGCTGCCCTGGGTGGTGGACTTCACTACGCCGCGTGGGCGCTTCCGAGACCTGCGCAAGTCCAAGTTCCGCCTCAACAAGGGAGATAAACAACTGGACTTCACCTACGAGATGACGCGGCAGGCATTCGTGGCAGGCGGGGCGGGCGGCGGGGAACCCCCTCACGTGCCTCACCACATCTCAGACGTGCTCTCCGACATCACCTACTACGTGTACAAGGCTCGGCGCACGCCTCGGTCGGTGCTGTGCGGCCACGTCCGCGCACAGTGGGAGCCCCATGAGTACCCCGCCAGCATGGAGCGGATGCAGAACTGGACCCCCGATGAGTGTATCCCGGAGTTCTACACCGATCCTTCTATCTTCCGCTCCATCCACCCTGACATGCCTGACCTGGACGTGCCAGCCTGGTGCAGCTCCAGCCAGGAGTTCGTGGCTGCCCACCGAGCCCTGCTGGAGAGCCGCGAGGTGTCCCGGGACCTGCACCATTGGATCGACCTCACGTTTGGCTATAAACTCCAGGGCAAGGAGGCAGTCAAAGAGAAGAATGTGTGTCTGCACCTAGTGGACGCCCACACTCACCTGGCCAGCTACGGGGTGGTGCAGCTCTTCGATCAGCCACACCCCCAGCGCCTGGCTGGGGCTCCTGCCCTTCCCCCTGAGCCTCCCCTCATCCCCAAGCTGTTGGTCCAGACCATCCAGGAGACCACAGGCCGGGAGGACTTCACGGAAAACCTGGGACAGCTTCCAAATGAAGTGGGCCGGCCAGTTTTAGAAGCCACTCCCTGTGAGGCTAGCTGGACCAGAGACAGGCCGGTGGCAGGAGAAGATGACTTGGAACAGGCCACAGAAGCTCTGGATTCCATTTCCCTTGCTGGGAAAGCAGGTGACCAGCTGGGCTCCTTCTCCAGTCAAGCGTCCCCTGGCCTTCTGTCTTTCTCAGCCTCCCGTCCAGGCCGCAGGAATAAGGCTGCTGGGGCAGACCCTGGGGAGGGCGAGGAGGGGAGGATTCTTCTTCCCGAGGGCTTCAATCCCGTgcaggccctggaggagctgGAAAAAACGGGCAACTTCTTGGCCAAAGGCCTAGGGGGCCTGTTGGAGGTGCCTGAGCAGCCCCGGGTCCAGCCGGCTGTGCCACTGCAGTGCCTGCTTCACAGGGACATGCAGGCGTTGGGTGTCCTGTTGGCGGAGATGGTGTTTGCCACCAGGGTGCGGACGCTGCAGCCCGATGCACCTTTGTGGGTACGCTTCGAGGCCGTCCGGGGGCTCTGCACACGCCACCCCAAGGAGGTCCCGGTGTCTTTGCAGCCCGTGCTGGACACACTCCTGCAGCTGAGTGGCCCCAAAGTCCCCATGGGAGCAGAGAGGAGCACGCTGGACCAACTGTTTGAGTACAGGCCTGTCTCCCAGGGCCTGCCCCCACCCTGCCCAAGCCAGCTTCTCAGCCCCTTCAGCTCCGTGGTTCCCTTCCCGCCCTACTTCCCGGCGCTGTACAGATTCATCCTCCTGTACCAGGCAAGGCGCGTGGAGGACGAGGCCCAGGGGCGCGAGCTGGTGTTTGCCCTGTGGCAGCAGCTGGGCGCAGTGCTGAAGGACATCACCCCCGAGGGCCTGGAGATCCTGCTGCCCTTCGTGCTGTCACTTATGTCCGAGGAGCACACGGCTGTGTACACTGCCTGGTATCTGTTTGAACCTGTTGCCAAGGCACTGGGCCCCAAAAATGCCAATAAGTACCTCCTGAAGCCTCTCATTGGTGCCTACGAGAGCCCCTGCCAGCTACACGGCCGCTTCTACCTGTACACGGACTGCTTTGTGGCCCAGCTGATGGTGCGGCTGGGCCTGCAGGCCTTTCTCACTCACCTGCTGCCCCATGTCCTGCAGGTGCTGGCGGGCGCGGAGGCCTCCCAGGAGGAGAGCAAGGACCTGGTAGGGGCTGCCGAGGAGGAGGAGAGCGGGCTGCCCGGGGCCGGGCCTGGCTCCTGTGCTTTTGGGGAGGAGATTCCCATGGATGGGGAGCCTCCTGCCTCCTCGGGCCTGGGGCTGCCAGACTACACATCTGGCGTCAGCTTCCACGACCAGGCTGACCTCCCTGAGACAGAGGACTTCCAGGCCGGGCTTTATGTAACTGAGTCTCCCCagccccaggaggctgaggctgtgagCCTGGGCCGGCTGAGTGACAAGAGCAGCACCAGTGAGACCTCCCTGGGTGAGGAGCGGGCTCCAGACGAGGGGGGTGCCCCCGTGGACAAGAGCAGCCTTCGATCAGGCGACAGCAGCCAGGACTTGAAGCAAAGCGAGGGCTccgaggaggaagaggaggaggaggacggcTGCCTGGGgctagaggaggaggagggggagcagGAGGAGGTCACCGGAGCATCTGAGCTCACTCTGTCTGACACGGTGCTGTCCATGGAGACGGTTGTGGCCGGCGGCAGTGGGGGAgatggggaagaagaggaggagccaCTGTCTGAGCAGTCAGAGGGCAAAGAACAGAAGATCCTCCTTG ATACAGCCTGCAAGATGGTCCGCTGGCTGTCTGCCAAGCTCGGCCCCACAGTGGCTTCTCGCCACGTGGCCGGGAACCTGCTCCGCCTGCTGACGTCTTGTTATGTTG GACCCACTCGGCAGCAGTTCACGGTGAGCAGTGGCGAGAGCCCTCCGCTGAGTGCTGGCAACATCTACCAGAAGAGGCCGGTCCTGGGCGACATCGTGTCAGGGCCGGTGCTCAGCTGCCTCCTCCACATCGCCCACCTGTATGGGGAGCCCGTCCTCACCTACCAGTACCTGCCCTACATCAGCTACCTG GTGGCCCCAGGGAGTGCCTCAGGCCCCAGCCGACTGAACAGCCGTAAGGAGGCAGGGCTGCTGGCCGCAGTGACATTGACTCAGAAGATCATCGTGTATCTCTCAGACACCACGCTCATGGACATCCTGCCCCGGATCAGCCATGAGGTCCTGCTGCCCGtgctcagcttcctcacctccctcGTCACGGG GTTCCCAAGTGGGGCCCAGGCCCGGACTATCTTGTGTGTGAAAACCATCAGCCTCATCGCCCTCATCTGCCTGCGCATCGGACAGGAGATGGTCCAGCAGCACCTGAGCGAGCCTGTGGCCACCTTCTTCCAGATCTTCTCTCAGCTGCATGAGCTTCGGCAACAG GATCTGAAGCTGGACCCCGCGGGCCGTGGTGAGGACCAGCTGCCACAGGTGGTCTTCTCTGATGGGCAGCAGCGGCCCGTGGACCCTGCCCTGCTGGACGAGCTGCAGAAGGTGTTCACCCTGGAGATGGCGTACACAATCTACGTGCCCTTCTCCTGCCTGTTGG